From Pogoniulus pusillus isolate bPogPus1 chromosome 17, bPogPus1.pri, whole genome shotgun sequence, the proteins below share one genomic window:
- the NR2F2 gene encoding LOW QUALITY PROTEIN: COUP transcription factor 2 (The sequence of the model RefSeq protein was modified relative to this genomic sequence to represent the inferred CDS: inserted 2 bases in 2 codons; deleted 5 bases in 4 codons) has protein sequence MAMVVGAWRDPQDDVPGAQGTQPSQAPPVQGPPAGAPHTPQTPGPGGPPSTPAQTNPXKPAETKEDKQQQQQHIECVVCGDKSSGKHYGQFTCEGCKSFFKRSVRRNLSYTCRANRNCPIDQHHRNQCQYCRLKKCLKVGMRREAVQRGRMPPTQPTHGQFALTNGDPLNCHSYLSGYISLLLRAEPYPXSRFGSQCMQPNNIMGIENICELAARMLFSAVEWARNIPFFPDLQITDQVALLRLTWSELFVLNAAQCSMPLHVAPLLAAAGSHASPMSADRVVAFMDHIRIFQEQVEKLKALHVDSAEYSCLKAIVLFTSDACGLSDVAHVESLQEKSQCALEEYVRSQYPNQPTRFGKLLLRLPSLRTVSSSVIEQLFFVRLVGKTPIETLIRDMLLSGSSFNWPLYVPSIKYLRDLRKKNKKTKEKKMRRRREMKERERKANDIWSWTTN, from the exons ATGGCAATGGTAGTCGGTGCGTGGCGAGACCCCCAAGACGATGTGCCCGGAGCTCAGGGAACTCAGCCTTCGCAAGCCCCGCCGGTGCAGGGACCTCCGGCCGGGGCCCCGCATACCCCACAGACCCCGGGGCCCGGGGGCCCTCCCAGTACGCCAGCCCAGACCAACC CCAAGCCAGCAGAAACCAAGGaggacaaacagcagcagcagcagcacattgaATGTGTGGTTTGTGGGGACAAGTCTAGTGGCAAACATTATGGCCAGTTTACCTGCGAGGGTTGCAAGAGTTTCTTCAAGCGGAGTGTAAGGAGGAATCTCAGCTACACTTGTCGTGCCAACAGGAACTGTCCCATTGACCAGCACCACCGCAATCAGTGT CAGTACTGCCGCCTCAAAAAATGCCTCAAAGTTGGCATGAGACGGGAAG CGgtccagaggggcagaatgccaCCCACACAGCCAACTCATGGTCAGTTCGCCTTGACAAACGGGGACCCTCTCAAC TGCCATTCCTACCTATCCGGATATATCTCCCTTCTTCTGAGAGCAGAGCCCTACC CCTCCCGCTTTGGCAGTCAGTGCATGCAACCCAACAACATCATGGGCATCGAGAACATTTGTGAACTGGCAGCTAGGATGCTCTTCAGCGCAGTGGAGTGGGCCAGGAATATCCCCTTCTTCCCAGACCTCCAGATCACAGACCAGGTGGCCCTCCTGAGGCTGACCTGGAGCGAGTTATTTGTC CTCAACGCTGCCCAGTGCTCCATGCCCCTCCACGTAGCTCcgctcctggcagctgctggc tcACACGCTTCGCCAATGTCTGCTGACCGAGTGGTCGCCTTTATGGACCACATACGAATCTTCCAAGAGCAAGTAGAAAAACTGAAAGCATTGCATGTCGACTCTGCAGAATATAGCTGTTTAAAGGCCATAGTCCTCTTCACCTCAG ATGCCTGTGGTCTCTCTGATGTAGCCCATGTTGAAAGTTTACAGGAGAAGTCACAGTGTGCTTTGGAAGAGTATGTTAGGAGCCAGTATCCCAACCAGCCAACACGATTCGGGAAGCTATTACTACGTCTCCCCTCCCTTCGCACTGTCTCCTCTTCTGTCATAGAGCAATTGTTTTTCGTCCGTTTGGTAGGTAAAACCCCCATAGAAACCCTAATCAGGGATATGTTACTGTCTGGCAGCAGTTTTAACTGGCCCTTATATGTCCCTTCAATAAAATATTTGAgagatttaagaaaaaaaaacaaaaaaacaaaagaaaaaaaaatgagaaggagaagggagatgaaagagagagaaaggaaagcaaatgacATCTGG AGTTGGACAACGAACTAA